The following are from one region of the Ischnura elegans chromosome 12, ioIscEleg1.1, whole genome shotgun sequence genome:
- the LOC124169786 gene encoding COP9 signalosome complex subunit 8, with product MVTEIVNKLAEDLEKQELEAPGGVPSPQVYSHLLAIYLYQNDLCSAKYLWKRIPTSMKNANPELGRIWKVGQKMWQRDFPGVYAALTSEGEWSATVAQTMKSVHDAVQKRALQLVGRAYSSISASDFASFVGITPEEVVARATPPSGVDNDGGWSMDPDVPGMVLPRKPPPGPIVECSSEDQLYKLTEFVSFLEN from the exons atggtCACGGAAATAGTGAATAAGCTGGCAGAAGATCTTGAGAAACAAGAATTAGAG GCTCCGGGTGGAGTTCCGAGCCCTCAAGTCTACTCACATCTGCTGGCAATTTATTTATACCAGAATGATTT GTGTAGTGCGAAGTACCTTTGGAAGCGCATTCCAACCAGTATGAAAAATGCAAATCCAGAATTAGGTCGAATTTGGAAGGTTGGCCAGAAAATGTGGCAGAGGGATTTTCCTGGTGTCTACGCTGCCCTTACCTCTGAAGGAGAATGGTCAGCCACTGTTGCTCAAACAATGAAATCAGTACATG ATGCTGTTCAGAAGAGAGCTCTGCAATTAGTTGGTCGTGCATATTCCTCAATATCGGCCTCAGACTTTGCTTCATTTGTTGGCATAACTCCCGAAGAAGTGGTGGCTCGTGCGACGCCCCCTAGTGGTGTGGACAATGACGGTGGGTGGTCTATGGATCCCGATGTTCCTGGTATGGTCTTACCCAGGAAGCCACCTCCGGGGCCTATTGTTGAGTGTTCCAGTGAAGACCAGTTATACAAACTTACGGAATTCGTTTCTTTTCTGGAAAACTGA